Proteins from a single region of Candidatus Puniceispirillum marinum IMCC1322:
- a CDS encoding succinate-semialdehyde dehydrogenase translates to MRIDKAMAGTPSFDAMVMALHVTGNAACIRLANRFTTSPPRYGFYDLHLRDAGLSYQNTLLIAEAMSGAMSESANADPVLRSFSLSYNTGITDPGIIALARVLPSTLTELGLVSCDLGDESGKAILDWANRAKNLTMICVEGNHFSASTRQGFTDISARRPHVMVVV, encoded by the coding sequence ATGCGGATTGACAAAGCCATGGCTGGTACACCGTCTTTTGATGCTATGGTAATGGCTCTACATGTGACCGGAAATGCAGCCTGTATCCGCCTTGCCAACCGGTTTACAACGTCACCACCACGCTATGGATTTTATGATCTGCATCTGCGCGATGCAGGCCTTTCATATCAGAATACCTTGCTGATTGCCGAAGCCATGTCAGGAGCCATGTCGGAAAGCGCTAATGCCGATCCTGTCTTACGATCTTTCAGCCTCAGCTATAACACAGGCATCACTGACCCGGGTATAATCGCGCTTGCGCGTGTTTTACCATCAACGCTGACTGAGCTTGGGCTGGTAAGCTGTGATCTAGGTGACGAGAGTGGCAAAGCCATTCTTGACTGGGCTAACCGTGCCAAAAACCTCACTATGATATGCGTTGAAGGCAATCATTTTTCGGCATCTACCCGCCAGGGCTTTACTGATATATCGGCCAGACGCCCGCATGTCATGGTTGTTGTCTAG
- a CDS encoding trimethylamine methyltransferase family protein, with translation MQSDARKPSRKGRSRRLGIAANAPQNSAFLGPRRIGAYNLLDEESLVRIEAQADWLLRDIGVEFRGDDVACDLFRAAGADVQGARVRFESGMARQLCATAPAQFTLHARDPRYTVQLGGDHLVLMPGYGSPFVTDLDRGRRYSTREDFHNFVKLTYMTPWLHHSGGTICEPVDIPVNKRHLDMVYAHLRLSAKPFMGAVTSPERAADSITMAQLVFGQHFMDHNCVMQGNINVNSPFIYDATMSGALRVYAAANQCVAISPAIFGGAMGPVSPAAIAAQTLAEAMAGIALSQLVRPGCPVVFGSFHSTMNLKSGALTFGTPEANLVTMVLSQLGARLGVPVRSGGGQITAANSADGQAMQDSSDAMWATLLSGTNQVWHAAGWLEGGLTMSYEKFIMDCDHCGMMLRLLGGMAVHDEALPEAPYHEVDVGENFLSTTHTIKHFATCNYQPEIAEAGAYEIWLEKGALTAEQRANQRWKDMLANYEEPAMNPDIDAALSEFIARRKDSMPDAWY, from the coding sequence ATGCAGTCTGACGCCCGCAAACCATCGCGCAAAGGCCGCAGCCGCCGTTTAGGCATCGCCGCTAATGCACCCCAAAACAGTGCCTTTCTGGGGCCACGGCGTATTGGTGCCTATAACCTGCTGGATGAAGAGTCGCTTGTGCGCATTGAAGCGCAAGCTGATTGGTTGTTGCGCGACATTGGCGTTGAATTTCGCGGTGACGATGTTGCTTGTGATCTGTTCCGCGCTGCTGGGGCTGATGTGCAAGGCGCGCGGGTGCGCTTTGAAAGCGGTATGGCGCGCCAACTTTGTGCCACCGCCCCAGCGCAATTTACCTTACATGCGCGCGACCCACGTTATACGGTACAGCTTGGCGGCGATCATCTGGTTTTGATGCCGGGCTACGGGTCGCCCTTTGTTACCGATCTTGATCGGGGGCGGCGTTATTCGACGCGCGAAGATTTCCATAATTTCGTCAAGCTGACCTATATGACGCCATGGCTTCATCATTCGGGCGGCACTATATGCGAACCGGTCGATATTCCTGTTAATAAGCGGCATCTTGACATGGTCTATGCGCATTTGCGGCTATCGGCCAAGCCGTTTATGGGGGCGGTAACATCACCAGAACGGGCGGCTGACTCGATCACCATGGCCCAGCTTGTATTTGGTCAGCATTTCATGGACCATAATTGCGTTATGCAGGGCAATATCAATGTCAATTCGCCGTTCATCTATGATGCCACCATGTCGGGGGCGTTGCGTGTCTATGCCGCCGCCAATCAATGCGTTGCCATTTCACCAGCGATTTTTGGTGGCGCAATGGGGCCGGTGTCACCTGCGGCGATAGCTGCCCAGACTCTGGCCGAAGCGATGGCAGGCATTGCTTTATCTCAGCTTGTTCGGCCAGGCTGTCCGGTGGTGTTTGGCAGTTTCCATTCGACGATGAATCTGAAAAGCGGTGCGCTCACTTTTGGTACGCCCGAAGCCAATTTGGTGACGATGGTGCTATCCCAGCTTGGCGCGCGGCTTGGTGTGCCGGTGCGTTCTGGTGGCGGTCAAATCACCGCCGCCAATAGCGCCGATGGTCAGGCCATGCAGGATAGCAGCGATGCCATGTGGGCAACTCTTTTATCAGGGACAAATCAGGTCTGGCACGCGGCTGGCTGGCTAGAAGGTGGCTTAACGATGTCCTATGAGAAATTCATCATGGATTGTGATCATTGCGGTATGATGTTGCGGCTTCTTGGCGGGATGGCGGTGCATGACGAGGCATTGCCCGAAGCGCCCTATCATGAGGTTGATGTTGGTGAGAATTTTCTATCGACAACCCACACAATCAAGCATTTTGCGACATGCAATTATCAGCCAGAGATTGCCGAAGCAGGGGCCTATGAAATCTGGCTTGAAAAAGGGGCGCTAACAGCCGAACAGCGCGCTAATCAGCGCTGGAAAGATATGCTGGCAAACTATGAGGAGCCCGCGATGAATCCGGATATTGATGCGGCCTTGTCTGAATTCATCGCCCGACGCAAGGACTCAATGCCCGACGCATGGTATTGA
- a CDS encoding trimethylamine methyltransferase family protein → MARRSSRARGSASKGRGSAPSHAPASPHIKRCIPFYDILDAEQVARLEAQVDWLLEDKGIAFFDDTQALDLWRREGATIGGEDGNIVRASAAWIRDLCRKAPREFTQLARNPERSVVIGGKNQVFAPIYGAPFVRDLENGRRYGDIAAFNDLVRLTYMLPHLHHGGFVTCEPCDVPVSKRHLDMLLAHMTLSDKPHLGAITEMSRAQDSVDMAEIVFGRDVMADNCVIMGNVNTNSPLLIDKVVTQAIRVYCGRGQGIVVVPFILSGAMGPVTTAASAAQAMAEAMMACAYAQLIRPGAPFVLGNFLSSMSLKSGAPTFGMPEPVISNYVIGQLARRAGLPLRCGGSLTASKIEDAQAAYESADAMHSTMLAGANYVLHAAGWLEGGLCTGFEKLVMDADRLGSYQKVLAQGLDVSDDALARDAYDEVAPGGHFLGCDHTMRNYRDAFYEPQLSNSENVESWEETGAKDMRRRAYDRWTGMLEAYVPPPIDPATKEALEAFVAKRKVELPDAWY, encoded by the coding sequence ATGGCGCGTAGATCATCTAGGGCTAGAGGATCAGCATCCAAGGGCAGGGGAAGTGCGCCAAGCCATGCGCCCGCTTCGCCGCATATAAAGCGCTGCATCCCCTTTTATGACATTCTGGATGCCGAGCAGGTCGCGCGCCTTGAAGCGCAGGTTGACTGGCTTCTAGAGGATAAAGGCATCGCCTTTTTTGACGACACGCAAGCGCTAGATCTATGGCGGCGCGAAGGCGCGACCATTGGCGGCGAGGATGGCAATATCGTACGCGCCTCGGCGGCTTGGATTCGTGATCTATGCCGCAAGGCACCGCGTGAATTTACCCAGCTGGCGCGTAATCCCGAACGTTCCGTCGTCATTGGGGGCAAAAATCAGGTCTTTGCCCCGATCTATGGGGCGCCTTTTGTCCGCGATCTGGAAAACGGGCGGCGTTATGGCGATATTGCCGCTTTTAACGATTTGGTGCGGCTGACCTATATGTTGCCGCATCTGCATCATGGCGGCTTTGTCACTTGCGAGCCGTGCGATGTGCCGGTCAGCAAACGGCATCTGGATATGCTGCTGGCGCATATGACGCTGAGCGACAAACCGCATCTGGGCGCGATCACCGAGATGAGCCGTGCCCAGGACAGCGTCGATATGGCCGAAATTGTTTTTGGCCGCGATGTGATGGCGGATAATTGCGTCATCATGGGCAATGTAAACACCAACTCGCCCTTGCTGATCGATAAGGTCGTGACGCAGGCGATCCGTGTCTATTGCGGGCGCGGGCAGGGGATTGTTGTGGTGCCCTTTATCCTGTCGGGTGCGATGGGGCCTGTCACCACCGCCGCCAGCGCCGCACAGGCAATGGCCGAAGCGATGATGGCTTGTGCCTATGCCCAGTTGATCCGTCCGGGCGCGCCATTTGTGCTGGGTAATTTCCTATCCTCCATGTCATTGAAATCGGGGGCGCCGACCTTTGGTATGCCCGAACCGGTGATTTCGAATTATGTGATTGGCCAGCTGGCGCGGCGGGCAGGCTTGCCTTTGCGATGTGGCGGGTCTTTGACCGCATCCAAGATCGAGGATGCGCAGGCGGCCTATGAATCAGCCGACGCGATGCATTCGACGATGCTGGCGGGGGCCAATTACGTGCTTCATGCGGCAGGCTGGCTTGAAGGTGGGCTATGTACGGGTTTTGAAAAGCTGGTGATGGATGCTGACCGGCTTGGTAGTTACCAGAAAGTTCTGGCGCAAGGCCTTGATGTGTCTGACGATGCTCTGGCGCGTGATGCCTATGACGAGGTGGCACCAGGCGGCCATTTTCTGGGGTGCGATCATACGATGCGCAATTATCGTGATGCGTTTTACGAACCCCAACTCAGCAATAGCGAAAATGTCGAAAGCTGGGAAGAAACCGGGGCAAAAGATATGCGCCGTCGCGCTTATGACCGCTGGACGGGTATGCTAGAGGCCTATGTGCCGCCGCCGATCGACCCGGCCACCAAAGAAGCGCTGGAAGCCTTTGTCGCCAAACGCAAGGTGGAACTGCCTGACGCATGGTATTGA
- a CDS encoding SDH family Clp fold serine proteinase yields MESDLLDRSIIDLIHDRARRVEKLLGADVVFYSGQIHPAYFRTFRDFIEEVKKRSEIETNAIAMFLRTPGGAVEAAERMVSVLRKHYKDVYFVVPDVAMSASTILCMSGDKIYMDYASSLGPVDPQVLSPDTGEYLPAMGYLDKVEVITDKNELAPADVVFLRRLDLGMLALYEQSRDLSIDLLKKWLVKYKFKDWNEHQKTKKGQPVTLQEKTKRAEEIATELANHRKWRTHGRNIDIIKLQEMRLIIDDYSDNEDLKSAIREYNDPLTGYIDRTGQNFYMHNHLMGD; encoded by the coding sequence ATGGAGTCTGATCTATTAGATCGGTCAATTATTGACTTAATACATGATAGAGCGCGCCGAGTTGAAAAACTCTTGGGAGCCGATGTTGTGTTTTACAGTGGGCAAATACATCCTGCTTACTTCAGGACATTTCGAGACTTTATTGAGGAAGTTAAAAAGCGCTCTGAAATTGAGACCAACGCGATAGCTATGTTTTTGAGAACGCCGGGTGGGGCAGTTGAAGCTGCTGAAAGAATGGTTTCAGTTCTCAGAAAGCACTATAAGGATGTTTACTTTGTAGTGCCTGATGTGGCCATGTCTGCAAGCACTATTCTTTGTATGTCTGGCGATAAAATTTATATGGATTATGCCTCTAGTCTTGGACCTGTTGACCCACAAGTATTATCCCCTGATACGGGGGAATATTTACCAGCAATGGGCTATTTAGATAAAGTTGAGGTAATAACCGACAAAAACGAGTTAGCCCCAGCAGATGTAGTTTTTTTGAGGCGATTAGATTTGGGAATGCTTGCTTTATATGAGCAATCTAGGGATTTATCTATTGATTTGCTGAAAAAATGGTTGGTTAAATATAAATTTAAAGATTGGAATGAACACCAAAAAACAAAGAAAGGACAACCTGTAACTTTGCAGGAAAAAACAAAAAGAGCGGAGGAAATTGCAACTGAACTCGCCAATCATAGGAAATGGAGAACACATGGTCGTAATATTGACATAATTAAGCTACAAGAAATGAGATTAATAATTGATGACTACTCTGACAATGAAGACTTGAAAAGTGCTATCCGCGAATATAATGATCCTTTGACTGGATATATTGATAGAACAGGACAAAATTTCTATATGCATAATCATCTAATGGGAGATTGA
- a CDS encoding ATP-binding cassette domain-containing protein → MTTPMVVCEHLTKRFDLSDPWLVRKLTGMPKRELVAVDAVSFEIPRGKTYALVGESGSGKSTIARMVVGLMRPDAGGVTINGHNLNTSQDAVSLQAVRQTLQMVFQSPYSSLNPRWRVNDILLEPIRAFDLISDEQGQNRRVRELLDQVGLSPSDAAKYPHEFSGGQRQRISIARGLASDPAFMVCDEPTSALDVSVQAQVLNLLKELQRELGLTYLFISHDMAVVRVMAHHIGVLKHGRLVEANVAETLFRNPQESYTKTLIDATPKVMV, encoded by the coding sequence ATGACCACGCCCATGGTAGTCTGCGAACATCTGACCAAACGCTTTGATCTGTCTGATCCATGGCTGGTGCGCAAGCTGACCGGTATGCCAAAGCGCGAACTGGTTGCGGTTGATGCGGTCAGCTTTGAAATTCCACGCGGTAAAACCTATGCGCTGGTTGGTGAAAGCGGCTCGGGCAAATCAACCATAGCCCGCATGGTTGTGGGTTTGATGCGGCCGGATGCAGGCGGTGTGACGATCAATGGTCATAATCTGAATACCAGCCAGGATGCGGTCTCGTTGCAGGCCGTGCGGCAGACTTTGCAGATGGTGTTCCAGTCGCCTTATTCGTCACTCAATCCACGCTGGCGGGTAAATGACATTCTGCTTGAACCGATCCGCGCGTTTGATTTGATCAGCGATGAACAGGGCCAGAACCGGCGCGTGCGCGAATTGCTCGATCAGGTGGGTCTGTCACCGTCTGACGCGGCCAAATATCCGCATGAATTTTCCGGCGGCCAGCGGCAACGCATTTCGATTGCCCGCGGGCTGGCATCAGATCCGGCTTTCATGGTGTGCGATGAACCGACCTCGGCACTCGATGTGTCGGTACAGGCACAGGTGCTAAATCTGCTCAAAGAGCTACAGCGCGAATTGGGGCTGACCTATCTGTTCATTTCGCATGATATGGCGGTGGTGCGGGTGATGGCGCATCATATTGGCGTGCTGAAACATGGCCGTCTGGTGGAAGCGAATGTAGCGGAAACGCTGTTTCGTAACCCGCAAGAGAGCTATACAAAGACCCTGATCGACGCCACGCCAAAGGTTATGGTTTAG
- a CDS encoding ABC transporter ATP-binding protein, with protein sequence MAPLLEITDLNVVFQTRRKALKAIDNLSVSMEAGEILGFVGESGAGKSVTGAAIMGLIDPPGYIASGEIKLKGRPVADYGSNLRGKEVGMIFQDPLTSLNPLRTIGDQLTETIQHNLDLSPTEARNKAVAGLGEVGIDPDRFHSYPHEFSGGMRQRVVIALALAAEPDLIIADEPTTALDVSIQAQVLDLLRSVCQKRRASVILITHDMGVISQTTDRVAVLYAGRMMEIGSTSDVIKQPRHPYTKGLIASTPVLDHVSVDSTLPQIPGAMPSLDALPDGCRFHPRCGDCKPRCRTIIPVFEDQIACHLFTGASA encoded by the coding sequence ATGGCGCCATTACTTGAAATTACTGATCTTAACGTCGTGTTTCAGACCCGCCGTAAAGCGCTGAAAGCCATTGATAATCTGTCGGTCTCGATGGAGGCGGGCGAGATTCTGGGCTTTGTAGGTGAATCCGGTGCTGGTAAATCGGTTACCGGTGCCGCGATCATGGGGCTGATTGATCCGCCTGGTTATATAGCCAGTGGCGAGATCAAGCTGAAAGGCCGACCGGTAGCCGACTATGGCTCCAATCTGCGTGGCAAGGAAGTGGGCATGATCTTTCAAGACCCGCTAACCAGCCTCAACCCGTTGCGCACCATTGGCGATCAGCTTACCGAAACGATCCAGCATAATCTTGATCTCAGCCCGACCGAAGCGCGCAACAAGGCGGTTGCTGGCCTAGGCGAAGTCGGTATCGACCCTGACCGGTTTCATTCCTATCCGCATGAGTTTTCAGGCGGTATGCGCCAACGTGTGGTGATTGCGCTGGCGCTGGCGGCAGAACCCGATCTGATCATCGCTGATGAGCCCACCACCGCGCTTGATGTTTCGATTCAGGCACAGGTACTCGATCTCTTGCGCTCGGTATGTCAAAAGCGCCGCGCCTCGGTTATTCTCATCACCCATGATATGGGCGTCATTTCGCAAACCACTGACCGTGTCGCGGTTCTATATGCTGGCCGGATGATGGAAATTGGCAGTACCAGTGATGTTATAAAGCAGCCACGCCATCCCTATACCAAAGGCCTGATTGCCTCAACACCGGTTTTGGATCATGTCAGCGTTGACAGCACCTTGCCACAGATACCGGGCGCGATGCCGTCGCTCGATGCCTTGCCAGACGGATGCCGGTTTCATCCGCGTTGCGGTGATTGCAAACCCCGATGCCGCACTATAATACCTGTCTTTGAAGATCAAATAGCATGTCATCTATTCACAGGAGCCAGCGCATGA
- a CDS encoding ABC transporter permease, translated as MSGTQKTSRQKTSRQETSRQETSRLSRFLDSDFFFDYRRAPVTIIASVVVALLIFVAVMAPFVAPSNPFDPTSINLMNGFTPPMDPNAFTGEVFLLGTDDQGRDLLSAIIYGLRISLFVGLMSVLLAMGIGVSLGLLAGYVGGWIDNVIMRCADIQMTFPSILIAMLIFGVMRGVIPPDLRDEMAVIVLILAIGLSEWVPFARTVRATTLVEKEKEYVQAARIIGLNRIQIMWRHILPNVLGPVFVISTITLALAIIAEATLSFLGVGAPPTEPSLGTLIRIGQDFLFSGEWWILLFPAATLLALALSVNLLGDWLKDTLNPRLK; from the coding sequence ATGAGCGGAACCCAAAAAACATCTCGCCAAAAAACATCTCGCCAAGAAACATCTCGCCAAGAAACATCACGGCTTTCACGCTTTCTGGATAGTGACTTTTTCTTTGATTATCGCCGTGCGCCTGTCACGATCATTGCATCGGTTGTTGTCGCGCTGTTGATTTTCGTTGCGGTGATGGCGCCATTTGTTGCGCCAAGTAATCCTTTTGATCCGACATCGATAAATTTGATGAACGGCTTTACCCCGCCGATGGATCCGAATGCCTTTACCGGCGAGGTGTTTCTGCTAGGCACCGATGATCAGGGGCGGGATCTGCTTTCGGCGATTATCTATGGCCTCAGAATTTCGCTGTTTGTCGGGCTAATGTCGGTATTGCTGGCGATGGGCATTGGCGTCAGCCTTGGCTTACTAGCAGGCTATGTTGGTGGCTGGATTGATAATGTTATCATGCGCTGTGCCGATATCCAGATGACCTTTCCGTCAATCCTGATTGCGATGCTGATTTTTGGCGTCATGCGCGGGGTTATTCCACCTGATCTGCGCGATGAAATGGCGGTCATTGTGCTGATACTGGCAATCGGCCTGTCCGAATGGGTGCCATTTGCCCGAACTGTGCGGGCGACAACGCTGGTTGAAAAGGAAAAGGAATATGTGCAGGCGGCGCGTATCATCGGCCTGAACCGCATTCAGATCATGTGGCGTCATATTCTGCCAAATGTGCTGGGGCCGGTCTTTGTCATTTCGACGATCACGCTGGCTTTGGCGATTATTGCCGAGGCCACATTGTCTTTTCTGGGTGTTGGTGCGCCGCCAACCGAGCCAAGCCTTGGCACCTTGATCCGTATTGGTCAGGATTTCCTGTTTTCCGGTGAATGGTGGATTTTGCTATTTCCGGCGGCGACATTGCTGGCTTTGGCGCTATCGGTCAATTTGCTTGGCGATTGGCTGAAAGACACCCTGAATCCGAGGTTGAAATAA